TGAAAGACGTATCCGATATTTCGGTTTCGTGTGGGGATGTTGAGACCGGCCCTGGCATCGAAAATCACTTCTCCGTTGATTTTGATGTACCCCCTGTCCGGCGTGAGCAGGCCTGCAATGGCCTTGAGTGTCAGGGTTTTGCCTGAGCCGGATGGGCCAAAAAGTACCAGGGTTTGATCTGTCGAGAAAAATTCCGAGCGAAGGAGAAATTCTTCTCCTCCGCTCTTCATGCTTTTGGTGATATCAAGTTCAAATTTCATGGAAATGAGTTTTTGCTGAAGTTAGGGACGTTTGAAACCACGTCCTTCCAGAAGGTCGGCACCAGCATCACTGCGAACGAAGTGTACAAAAGCGGTCGCCATGGCTTGTTTGTCGGATTGGGAGAGAACGGCGATGGGATAGGTGACGGGTTTTTCAAGGGGCACTTCTTCAATAATGGTGACATTTTTTCCGGCCTTGACCGCATCGGTGCGATAGACGAAGCCGCAGTCGATTTCATCACGGGACAGATAGTCCAGAATCTGTCGTACTGATTCACCAAAGATCATTTTAGGGGTGAGTGTGGCGTAGAGGTCTTTGGACGTCAATGCGCCCTTGGCATATTGTCCGGCGGGAACCGTTTCGGGCGTGCCAATACCGATGGATTTCACGGCCTGTCCAGTCAGGTCGGCCAGTGTCTTGATGTGAGCTGGATTGTCGGCTGGAGTGGCCAGGACCAGAGAGTTTCTGGCAAAAATTGCGGTGTCGGCCTGATTCACAAAGCCTTTGGTCACGGCCTTATTCATCCATTTGGGGTTGGCAGATGCGTAGACATCAGCCGGAGCACCTTGTTCGATCTGGCGATACAGCGCGCCGGACGAAGCGAAATTCATGATGACATCCACATTGGGATGAGCCGCTTCAAAGGCTGGCTCGATGTCGTTGAAGGCGTCAGTCAGGCTGGCGGCGGCAGACACGATCAATTCCTGCGCCATGGCATTGGCCGCTGTGCCAGCGATGAGAAAGAGAGAGACGATGATGGATGTAAAGGCAGTGGTTCGTTTCATGATGATTCCTTGTGGACTCGTTAGTAACGAGGTTTGAGTAATTTGCTGGTGGTCATGAGGATGATGACACAGACAATGCTGATGATGAGGACCAATGTGTTGGCCAGGGCGTTGTCTCCGGCTTGAACGGCAGAATAGACAGCCAGGGAAAGGGTTTGTGTCCTTCCCGGAAGGTTGCCGGCGACCATGAGGGTCGCGCCGAATTCTCCCATGGCGCGGGCAAAGGCGAGCATTCCACCGGATAAAACACCTCGGAAGGCCAGCGGAAGCGAGACCCGCAAAAAAACCGCGAGTTCGCC
This genomic interval from Pseudodesulfovibrio sp. JC047 contains the following:
- the modA gene encoding molybdate ABC transporter substrate-binding protein, which encodes MKRTTAFTSIIVSLFLIAGTAANAMAQELIVSAAASLTDAFNDIEPAFEAAHPNVDVIMNFASSGALYRQIEQGAPADVYASANPKWMNKAVTKGFVNQADTAIFARNSLVLATPADNPAHIKTLADLTGQAVKSIGIGTPETVPAGQYAKGALTSKDLYATLTPKMIFGESVRQILDYLSRDEIDCGFVYRTDAVKAGKNVTIIEEVPLEKPVTYPIAVLSQSDKQAMATAFVHFVRSDAGADLLEGRGFKRP